A single window of Eucalyptus grandis isolate ANBG69807.140 chromosome 1, ASM1654582v1, whole genome shotgun sequence DNA harbors:
- the LOC104435901 gene encoding WRKY transcription factor WRKY51 yields the protein TPCVSVSLQHRSVWELRISSAGDLVSWQWTASRWWTTSGPSRKRPRPGSRACSISSPSSLLPQPSSNPDPHHHHHLQQPSDSAAHLTDFTVSKFKQVISLLNRTGHARFRRAPQPPLPLDLVLESKPDPPKPATKPLSQAHPSLCQSQSLSLSPSQDFFSMSQPMSSATSSFLSTITGDGSVSNGKQGLSPPTMSAGKPPLASTHRKKCAEEALSAGRCHCSKKKKHRVKRVVRVAAETAADQYTWRKYGQKPIKGSPFPRGYYRCSSVRGCPARKHVERAQDDPRLLVVTYEGEHRHSVSNAISYGSMPDA from the exons ACCCCCTgcgtctctgtctctctccaaCACCGCAGCGTCTGGGAGCTTCGCATCTCGTCGGCGGGGGATCTCGTTTCATGGCAGTGGACTGCGTCAAGATGGTGGACAACGAGCGGGCCATCCAGGAAGCGGCCGCGGCCGGGCTCAAGAGCATGCAGCATCtcatctccttcctctcttctccCCCAACCCAGCTCCAACCCGgatccccaccaccaccaccacctccagcAGCCCTCCGATTCGGCCGCTCACCTCACCGACTTTACCGTCTCCAAGTTCAAGCAGGTCATCTCCCTCTTGAACCGCACCGGCCACGCCCGCTTCCGCCGCGCCCCGCAGCCGCCCCTCCCTCTCGATCTCGTCCTCGAATCCAAGCCCGACCCCCCGAAGCCGGCGACCAAGCCCCTGAGCCAGGCCCACCCCTCGCTGTGCCAGTCCCAGTCGCTGTCGCTGTCGCCGTCCCAGGACTTCTTCAGCATGTCTCAGCCCATGTCGTCCGCCACCTCGTCCTTCCTCTCCACCATCACCGGCGACGGCAGCGTCTCCAACGGCAAGCAGGGGCTGTCGCCCCCGACGATGTCCGCCGGGAAGCCGCCTCTGGCGTCGACCCACAGGAAGAAGTGCGCGGAGGAGGCCCTCTCCGCCGGGAGATGCCACtgttcgaagaagaagaagcacagAGTGAAGAGGGTCGTTAGAGTGGCGGCGGAGACAGCGGCGGACCAGTACACGTGGAGGAAGTACGGTCAAAAGCCCATCAAAGGGTCGCCATTCCCACG AGGGTACTATAGGTGCAGTAGCGTGAGAGGATGCCCGGCGAGGAAGCACGTGGAGAGAGCCCAGGACGATCCGAGGCTGCTGGTCGTGACGTACGAGGGGGAGCACCGTCACTCCGTCTCCAACGCCATCTCCTACGGCTCGATGCCCGACGCTTGA
- the LOC104435902 gene encoding auxin efflux carrier component 2 isoform X1 — protein sequence MITGKDMYDVLAAVVPLYVAMILAYGSVRWWKIFTPDQCSGINRFVAVFAVPLLSFHFISTNNIYAMNYHFIAADSLQKVVILFALFLWHAFTKRSSLEWMITLFSLSTLPNTLVMGIPLLKAMYGDFSGSLMVQIVVMQSVIWYTLMLFMFEYRGAKLLINEQFPETAGSITSFRVESDVMSLNGREPLQADAEIGEDGKLHVVVRRSNASSMISSFKSHGLNSITPRASNLTGVEIYSVQSSREPTPRASSFNQTDFYAMFASKAASPKHGYTNSFQGGVPDVYSLQSSKVATPRTSNFDEEMMKMSGSNNVNAKRRGGRSMSGELFNGGPGNNVFPSYPPPNPMFSGSTSGNTKKMKDSGNNKELHMFVWSSSASPVSEGNMRHAVNRATSTELGLVDAAKASLQHAETAPANSKAGMQDLIENMSPPPGKRMMDNHSKEVEQNQIEDGSGACKFPVNGSPYTNSCQKKVADEEGGIGEKKKQQMPPASVMTRLILIMVWRKLIRNPNTYSSLLGLAWSLISYRWNIQMPSIVKGSISILSDAGLGMAMFSLGLFMALQPKIIACGKSVATFSMAVRFLTGPAVIAATSIAIGLRGVLLHVAIVQAALPQGIVPFVFAKEYNVHPDILSTAVIFGMLIALPITIVYYVLLGV from the exons ATGATCACCGGGAAGGACATGTATGATGTGCTCGCGGCGGTGGTGCCGCTCTATGTGGCGATGATCCTCGCCTACGGGTCGGTGCGGTGGTGGAAGATCTTCACCCCGGACCAGTGCTCGGGGATCAACCGGTTCGTGGCGGTGTTCGCCGTGCCGCTCCTCTCCTTCCACTTCATCTCCACCAACAACATATATGCCATGAACTACCACTTCATTGCTGCCGACTCCCTGCAGAAGGTGGTCATCCTCTTCGCGCTCTTCCTCTGGCACGCCTTCACCAAGCGCAGCAGCCTCGAGTGGATGATcaccctcttctctctctccaccctgCCCAACACGCTGGTCATGGGCATTCCTCTTCTCAAGGCCATGTACGGCGACTTCTCGGGCTCCCTCATGGTCCAGATCGTGGTGATGCAGAGCGTCATTTGGTACACCCTCATGCTCTTCATGTTCGAGTACCGAGGCGCCAAGCTGCTCATCAACGAGCAGTTCCCCGAGACCGCAGGGTCCATCACCTCGTTCCGGGTCGAGTCGGACGTCATGTCGCTCAATGGTCGTGAGCCGCTGCAGGCCGACGCCGAGATCGGTGAGGACGGGAAGCTCCACGTGGTTGTCCGCAGGTCCAACGCTTCCTCCATGATCTCATCCTTCAAGTCTCATGGCCTCAACTCCATCACACCGCGCGCCTCCAACCTCACGGGTGTCGAGATCTACTCGGTGCAGTCATCCCGAGAGCCAACTCCGAGGGCTTCGAGCTTCAACCAAACCGACTTCTACGCCATGTTCGCGAGCAAAGCGGCGAGCCCCAAGCACGGCTACACCAACAGCTTCCAGGGAGGAGTTCCGGACGTTTACTCATTGCAGTCGTCCAAGGTGGCGACACCGAGGACGTCCAACTTCGAcgaggagatgatgaagatgagcgGCAGCAACAATGTGAACGCCAAAAGACGCGGAGGGAGGAGCATGAGCGGAGAGCTGTTCAACGGGGGTCCAGGTAACAATGTCTTCCCTTCGTATCCGCCTCCAAACCCGATGTTTTCGGGGTCGACCAGCGGGAatacgaagaagatgaaggacagTGGGAACAACAAGGAGCTGCATATGTTTGTGTGGAGCTCGAGCGCGTCGCCAGTTTCCGAAGGTAACATGAGGCACGCTGTGAATAGAGCCACTTCCACTGAACTTGGGCTAGTAGATGCCGCCAAGGCATCTCTGCAACATGCGGAAACTGCTCCTGCTAATTCCAAAG CAGGAATGCAGGATTTGATAGAGAACATGAGTCCACCACCAGGAAAGAGAATGATGGATAACCATAGCAAGGAAGTGGAACAGAATCAGATAGAGGACGGATCAGGTGCATGCAAGTTCCCAGTGAATGGGTCACCATACACCAACAGCTGCCAGAAGAAGGTGGCCGATGAGGAAGGTGGGattggagagaagaagaagcaacagATGCCGCCCGCTAGTGTAATGACAAGGCTCATCCTCATCATGGTTTGGAGGAAGCTCATCCGCAACCCTAACACCTACTCTAGTCTCCTCGGTCTCGCTTGGTCCCTCATCTCTTACAG gtggAACATCCAAATGCCCTCGATAGTAAAAGGATCCATCTCAATATTATCGGACGCCGGTCTTGGAATGGCTATGTTCAGTCTAG GTCTGTTCATGGCATTGCAACCGAAGATCATAGCGTGCGGGAAATCAGTGGCCACATTTTCAATGGCGGTGAGGTTCTTGACCGGCCCTGCTGTGATTGCTGCAACCTCCATAGCCATCGGTCTTCGCGGCGTCCTTTTGCACGTCGCCATCGTCCAG GCTGCTCTTCCCCAAGGAATCGTTCCCTTTGTGTTCGCAAAGGAGTATAATGTTCATCCGGACATCCTCAGCACTGC GGTCATTTTCGGAATGCTGATAGCCTTGCCCATAACAATAGTCTACTACGTACTTCTCGGGGTCTGA
- the LOC104435902 gene encoding auxin efflux carrier component 2 isoform X2: MITGKDMYDVLAAVVPLYVAMILAYGSVRWWKIFTPDQCSGINRFVAVFAVPLLSFHFISTNNIYAMNYHFIAADSLQKVVILFALFLWHAFTKRSSLEWMITLFSLSTLPNTLVMGIPLLKAMYGDFSGSLMVQIVVMQSVIWYTLMLFMFEYRGAKLLINEQFPETAGSITSFRVESDVMSLNGREPLQADAEIGEDGKLHVVVRRSNASSMISSFKSHGLNSITPRASNLTGVEIYSVQSSREPTPRASSFNQTDFYAMFASKAASPKHGYTNSFQGGVPDVYSLQSSKVATPRTSNFDEEMMKMSGSNNVNAKRRGGRSMSGELFNGGPGNNVFPSYPPPNPMFSGSTSGNTKKMKDSGNNKELHMFVWSSSASPVSEGNMRHAVNRATSTELGLVDAAKASLQHAETAPANSKGMQDLIENMSPPPGKRMMDNHSKEVEQNQIEDGSGACKFPVNGSPYTNSCQKKVADEEGGIGEKKKQQMPPASVMTRLILIMVWRKLIRNPNTYSSLLGLAWSLISYRWNIQMPSIVKGSISILSDAGLGMAMFSLGLFMALQPKIIACGKSVATFSMAVRFLTGPAVIAATSIAIGLRGVLLHVAIVQAALPQGIVPFVFAKEYNVHPDILSTAVIFGMLIALPITIVYYVLLGV, translated from the exons ATGATCACCGGGAAGGACATGTATGATGTGCTCGCGGCGGTGGTGCCGCTCTATGTGGCGATGATCCTCGCCTACGGGTCGGTGCGGTGGTGGAAGATCTTCACCCCGGACCAGTGCTCGGGGATCAACCGGTTCGTGGCGGTGTTCGCCGTGCCGCTCCTCTCCTTCCACTTCATCTCCACCAACAACATATATGCCATGAACTACCACTTCATTGCTGCCGACTCCCTGCAGAAGGTGGTCATCCTCTTCGCGCTCTTCCTCTGGCACGCCTTCACCAAGCGCAGCAGCCTCGAGTGGATGATcaccctcttctctctctccaccctgCCCAACACGCTGGTCATGGGCATTCCTCTTCTCAAGGCCATGTACGGCGACTTCTCGGGCTCCCTCATGGTCCAGATCGTGGTGATGCAGAGCGTCATTTGGTACACCCTCATGCTCTTCATGTTCGAGTACCGAGGCGCCAAGCTGCTCATCAACGAGCAGTTCCCCGAGACCGCAGGGTCCATCACCTCGTTCCGGGTCGAGTCGGACGTCATGTCGCTCAATGGTCGTGAGCCGCTGCAGGCCGACGCCGAGATCGGTGAGGACGGGAAGCTCCACGTGGTTGTCCGCAGGTCCAACGCTTCCTCCATGATCTCATCCTTCAAGTCTCATGGCCTCAACTCCATCACACCGCGCGCCTCCAACCTCACGGGTGTCGAGATCTACTCGGTGCAGTCATCCCGAGAGCCAACTCCGAGGGCTTCGAGCTTCAACCAAACCGACTTCTACGCCATGTTCGCGAGCAAAGCGGCGAGCCCCAAGCACGGCTACACCAACAGCTTCCAGGGAGGAGTTCCGGACGTTTACTCATTGCAGTCGTCCAAGGTGGCGACACCGAGGACGTCCAACTTCGAcgaggagatgatgaagatgagcgGCAGCAACAATGTGAACGCCAAAAGACGCGGAGGGAGGAGCATGAGCGGAGAGCTGTTCAACGGGGGTCCAGGTAACAATGTCTTCCCTTCGTATCCGCCTCCAAACCCGATGTTTTCGGGGTCGACCAGCGGGAatacgaagaagatgaaggacagTGGGAACAACAAGGAGCTGCATATGTTTGTGTGGAGCTCGAGCGCGTCGCCAGTTTCCGAAGGTAACATGAGGCACGCTGTGAATAGAGCCACTTCCACTGAACTTGGGCTAGTAGATGCCGCCAAGGCATCTCTGCAACATGCGGAAACTGCTCCTGCTAATTCCAAAG GAATGCAGGATTTGATAGAGAACATGAGTCCACCACCAGGAAAGAGAATGATGGATAACCATAGCAAGGAAGTGGAACAGAATCAGATAGAGGACGGATCAGGTGCATGCAAGTTCCCAGTGAATGGGTCACCATACACCAACAGCTGCCAGAAGAAGGTGGCCGATGAGGAAGGTGGGattggagagaagaagaagcaacagATGCCGCCCGCTAGTGTAATGACAAGGCTCATCCTCATCATGGTTTGGAGGAAGCTCATCCGCAACCCTAACACCTACTCTAGTCTCCTCGGTCTCGCTTGGTCCCTCATCTCTTACAG gtggAACATCCAAATGCCCTCGATAGTAAAAGGATCCATCTCAATATTATCGGACGCCGGTCTTGGAATGGCTATGTTCAGTCTAG GTCTGTTCATGGCATTGCAACCGAAGATCATAGCGTGCGGGAAATCAGTGGCCACATTTTCAATGGCGGTGAGGTTCTTGACCGGCCCTGCTGTGATTGCTGCAACCTCCATAGCCATCGGTCTTCGCGGCGTCCTTTTGCACGTCGCCATCGTCCAG GCTGCTCTTCCCCAAGGAATCGTTCCCTTTGTGTTCGCAAAGGAGTATAATGTTCATCCGGACATCCTCAGCACTGC GGTCATTTTCGGAATGCTGATAGCCTTGCCCATAACAATAGTCTACTACGTACTTCTCGGGGTCTGA
- the LOC104435903 gene encoding nucleotide-sugar uncharacterized transporter 1 codes for MLSFLLKKDVRKILKRKDSDVGEKGRALEDLRATLFNEFRSSEGAKRQQQRLCRPAVALSFNFVVAVSIIFTNKLVLKNVGFHFPIFLTFIHYVVSWVLMAIMNVFSILPASPPSKSSRLTSLLTLGVVMSLSTGLANVSLKYNSVGFYQMSKIAVTPSIVLAEFIFFSKRVSFLKVLALTVVSIGVAVATVTDLQFDFFGACIALAWIVPSAVNKILWSRLQQQENWTALALMWKTTPITLVFLVLLIPWLDPPGALSFAWTFNNTVAILMSAFLGFLLQWSGALALGATSAITHVVLGQFKTCVILLGNYYIFSSNPGRTSISGAFAAIGGMSFYTYLNLQNQKQQTSKATSRQASLPKSKLKRENGSTQDGNSGPDAV; via the exons ATGCTTAGCTTCTTGCTAAAGAAAGATGTGAGGAAGATTCTGAAACGCAAGGACAGCGATGTTGGCGAAAAAG GACGAGCTCTGGAAGATCTGCGAGCCACTTTGTTTAATGAATTTCGCTCATCTGAGGGTGCCAAGCGTCAGCAGCAACGCCTATGTCGACCAGCTGTTGCTCTATCATTCAACTTTGTCGTTGCTGTTAGTATTATATTCACGAATAAACTG GTGCTTAAGAATGTTGGATTCCACTTCCCTATATTTCTCACTTTCATCCACTATGTAGTAAGCTGGGTATTAATGGCTATTATGAATGTTTTCTCGATCCTGCCTGCATCCCCTCCTTCAAAGTCAAGCCGTTTAACTTCCTTGCTCACTCTGGGCGTTGTGATGTCTCTGTCAACTGGCCTTGCTAATGTTAGCTTGAAGTACAATAG TGTGGGTTTTTATCAGATGTCCAAGATTGCTGTAACACCATCAATAGTTCTGGCTGAATTCATTTTCTTCAGCAAAAGAGTATCTTTCTTAAAG GTGCTTGCACTTACAGTTGTATCCATTGGCGTTGCTGTGGCTACCGTTACAGATTTGCAATTCGACTTTTTTGGTGCGTGCATAGCATTAGCATGGATAGTCCCAAGTGCAGTTAACAAAATTCTGTGGTCCAGGTTGCAACAGCAAGAGAATTGGACAGCCTTGGC ATTAATGTGGAAGACAACTCCAATCACCTTGGTTTTCCTTGTGCTTTTGATTCCTTGGCTTGATCCCCCTGGTGCCCTCTCTTTTGCTTGGACCTTCAACAACACAGTAGCCATTCTCATGTCAGCTTTTCTCGGATTCTTGCTTCAGTGGTCCGGTGCTTTGGCACTTGG ggCTACATCTGCCATAACACACGTGGTCCTTGGACAGTTCAAGACCTGTGTTATTCTTCTAGGAAATTACTATATTTTCAGTTCCAATCCTGGTAGAACGAGTATTTCAGGGGCATTTGCAGCGATCGGTGGCATGTCCTTTTACACCTATCTGAATTTACAGAACCAGAAACAGCAAACCAGCAAAGCAACTTCCCGTCAAGCCTCTTTACCAAAGTCTAAACTGAAGAGAGAAAATGGCAGTACTCAGGATGGAAATTCCGGGCCCGACGCTGTCTAG